In a genomic window of Candidatus Palauibacter polyketidifaciens:
- the rplM gene encoding 50S ribosomal protein L13, translating into MKTYSVKAGEIERDWYVVDAADQVLGRLATRIATVLRGKHKPIYSTHLDTGDYVVVVNAERVRLTGNKADQKEYFRHSGYMGGERFIPFRRMLDRHPDRVIKLAVKGMLPKNTLGRQMLGKLRVYAGPEHPHAPQRPRPFDAIAE; encoded by the coding sequence TTGAACGGGACTGGTACGTGGTCGACGCCGCGGATCAGGTTCTCGGCCGGCTCGCGACGAGGATCGCGACCGTCCTTCGCGGAAAGCACAAGCCGATCTACAGCACGCACCTCGACACCGGCGACTACGTCGTCGTGGTCAACGCGGAGCGTGTCCGGCTGACCGGGAACAAGGCGGATCAGAAGGAATACTTCCGGCATTCCGGCTACATGGGCGGAGAGCGCTTCATCCCCTTCCGGCGCATGCTCGATCGGCACCCCGACCGGGTGATCAAGCTGGCCGTGAAGGGCATGCTGCCGAAGAACACGCTCGGGCGGCAGATGCTCGGAAAGTTGAGAGTGTACGCGGGGCCGGAGCATCCTCACGCGCCTCAGCGCCCCCGCCCCTTCGACGCGATCGCGGAATAG
- the rpsI gene encoding 30S ribosomal protein S9: MAETEQVQSVGRRKKSVSRITMKRGVGVVNVNGRPFEEYFTIPRHRSVVAAPLDVTGTRASYDIAVRVRGGGITGQAEATRLGIARALLAMDEDRRRTLRSHGMLTRDPRIVERKKPGRPKARKRFQFSKR, translated from the coding sequence TTGGCGGAAACGGAACAGGTCCAGTCGGTCGGACGCCGGAAGAAGTCGGTGTCCCGCATCACGATGAAGCGTGGCGTGGGCGTCGTGAACGTGAATGGCCGGCCGTTCGAGGAGTATTTCACGATCCCGCGACACCGTTCGGTCGTCGCGGCGCCCCTCGACGTCACCGGGACGCGAGCGTCGTACGACATCGCCGTCCGGGTCCGCGGGGGGGGCATCACCGGCCAGGCGGAGGCCACGCGCCTGGGCATCGCGCGCGCCCTCCTCGCGATGGATGAGGACCGCCGGCGCACGTTGCGGTCCCACGGCATGCTGACCCGCGATCCCCGCATCGTCGAGCGGAAAAAGCCGGGTCGTCCCAAGGCGCGCAAGCGCTT